One Candidatus Woesearchaeota archaeon DNA segment encodes these proteins:
- a CDS encoding LamG domain-containing protein, translated as MLLFNWVKKTNEKIIMIKTTTQLKLFWALLVLILLVVPLAIALDQSSSGYISETIVVTGGTTANSSTYQSTLSVDTISGTSSSSTYDMQIGAQYILSEYPPEISSVSLSATSADNFTSDNLSVSYSTSDNDSNIVYAITDWRESSASIAVLNMPFNTRVTDLGYEVKDFTSYNNPGVFASAATQPSWTSSGKVGGAYTFDGGDYFSVADDDNSLDVTTDFTITFWMNANDLITLNPNIISRNGGGGYEPWRVEFTNAPNVRLIIANTTTNRDFLLNYAHGLNTGSWHHVALTFDDGTAELFINGSSVATDTSAITAVRVSGSPLYVGARTTSSNFFNGSIDEVLIFNRVLSEDQIAQLYADSNAGKSMETLFSNETNYADVWSVAITPVDEFDVGETVVSNTVSIDGGTLTLVHNNTFANNTNAHSFNVTAGVLSSSGPSAIKNISITNDNGTCVNVVNTTSGNYFNTTFTCTGTPFIGSLVNITFCSYSDDCVETPATSNAYPNQIPSMGSLLAPSDGNSSLINRNVTFNWSAASDDDNDVLTYHINVTNMNGTDVSVLCPGFTNTIPAPNTSYNHHTLLSTYLECNPITNEGYRYFWQVKVCDSWNCSDYTTAWNFSITDYLNFALTTDAINFTTVGQLYPNDVENTTDDVPPPFVAENTGNIYLNVTNVTATALWNAVGLDTFYYQYKAANTSEANSFSWSTSQTSWNNFTGVTNTDVLIGNLSFLDDSDTAEIDVQVTVPAIEDAGQKSSTINFYITMAG; from the coding sequence ATGTTATTATTCAATTGGGTTAAAAAAACTAACGAGAAAATCATTATGATTAAAACAACCACGCAACTAAAATTGTTTTGGGCACTTCTTGTCCTTATCTTGCTAGTTGTGCCGCTTGCTATTGCGCTTGATCAATCAAGTAGTGGTTATATCTCTGAAACTATTGTGGTGACTGGCGGAACAACTGCAAATTCATCAACGTATCAATCCACGCTTTCTGTTGATACTATTTCAGGAACATCGTCTTCAAGCACGTACGATATGCAAATTGGCGCGCAATATATTTTATCAGAGTATCCTCCAGAGATAAGTTCAGTATCTCTTTCAGCCACATCTGCTGATAACTTCACATCTGATAATCTTTCAGTTTCTTACTCGACGAGTGATAATGATAGTAACATTGTTTATGCTATTACTGATTGGCGTGAAAGCAGTGCAAGTATTGCAGTCCTCAACATGCCGTTTAACACAAGAGTTACAGACCTCGGCTACGAAGTTAAAGATTTCACGAGTTATAATAATCCTGGAGTGTTTGCAAGCGCTGCAACGCAGCCTTCATGGACGTCAAGTGGTAAAGTCGGTGGCGCGTACACGTTTGATGGTGGTGATTATTTTTCTGTTGCTGATGATGATAATTCGTTGGATGTAACAACTGATTTCACGATTACGTTTTGGATGAATGCTAATGACTTAATAACTTTAAATCCGAATATTATTTCAAGAAATGGTGGTGGAGGGTATGAACCTTGGCGAGTAGAATTTACTAACGCGCCTAATGTTCGTTTAATTATTGCAAACACAACAACAAATCGTGATTTCTTATTAAATTATGCACATGGTTTAAACACTGGTTCTTGGCATCATGTCGCATTAACGTTTGATGATGGTACTGCAGAATTATTTATCAATGGATCTTCAGTTGCAACAGACACGTCTGCAATAACTGCAGTTCGTGTATCTGGCAGTCCTTTATATGTTGGTGCAAGAACAACGTCAAGTAATTTCTTCAATGGCAGTATTGACGAAGTTCTCATTTTCAACCGCGTGCTTTCTGAAGATCAGATTGCTCAACTCTATGCGGATAGTAATGCAGGAAAATCTATGGAAACATTATTTTCCAATGAAACGAATTATGCTGATGTTTGGTCTGTTGCGATAACTCCTGTTGATGAATTTGACGTTGGAGAAACTGTTGTTTCAAACACAGTATCTATTGACGGCGGCACGTTAACTCTTGTGCATAACAATACCTTTGCAAATAACACGAACGCTCATTCTTTTAATGTCACAGCAGGAGTCTTAAGTTCGTCTGGTCCAAGCGCGATCAAGAACATATCTATAACTAATGATAATGGAACGTGTGTCAATGTTGTCAACACAACGTCAGGAAATTATTTCAACACAACATTCACGTGTACGGGAACACCTTTCATCGGCAGTTTAGTAAATATTACTTTCTGTAGTTATTCTGATGATTGTGTAGAAACGCCTGCAACAAGTAACGCATATCCTAATCAAATACCTAGTATGGGTAGTCTTCTTGCTCCTAGTGATGGTAATTCTTCGTTAATTAATCGTAATGTTACGTTTAATTGGAGTGCTGCATCTGATGATGATAATGATGTTTTAACATATCATATTAATGTGACGAATATGAATGGTACGGACGTATCGGTTCTTTGCCCGGGTTTTACAAACACTATCCCCGCGCCAAACACCTCGTATAACCATCACACGCTTCTAAGCACATATCTTGAGTGCAATCCAATTACTAATGAAGGCTATCGTTATTTCTGGCAAGTTAAGGTGTGTGATTCGTGGAATTGTTCTGATTACACAACGGCATGGAATTTTTCAATTACTGATTATTTAAATTTCGCTTTAACAACTGATGCAATTAATTTTACAACCGTAGGTCAATTGTATCCTAATGATGTAGAGAATACTACTGATGATGTTCCTCCCCCGTTTGTTGCGGAGAACACAGGGAATATTTATTTAAACGTTACTAATGTAACTGCAACAGCCTTATGGAATGCTGTCGGTCTTGATACGTTTTATTATCAATACAAAGCAGCTAATACTTCAGAAGCAAATTCTTTTTCATGGTCTACTTCGCAAACAAGTTGGAACAATTTTACGGGTGTGACAAATACTGATGTGCTCATTGGCAATTTGAGTTTCCTTGATGATAGCGATACTGCTGAAATTGATGTACAAGTTACTGTTCCTGCAATAGAAGATGCAGGTCAAAAATCAAGCACGATTAATTTTTACATAACTATGGCTGGTTAA
- a CDS encoding cation:proton antiporter: MNSIFFDVGIIIILATVGGFLAKALKQPLISSYIIMGVILGPVLHFVADMTLVEVLSDIGIAFLLFIVGVELDVKRLKDIGAIATGGALLQMVLSFLLGFGVFRLLHFSQMQAVFAGIILMFSSTMVVIKLLVDKSQLETLHGRIVVGTLLMQDVIAVMLLSVLSRSGDFSIGGLVFSLFLGALVFGIAWFFSKVLFPQLFRFAARSQELFFLLSISVCFLFALAFEYVGLSIAIGGFVAGLMLGNLPYNLEIISKVKNLRDFFATIFFVSMGIRLSFDTLSQYTLPFIVLLGLTIFVLPFLTFLVTLFFGYNRRVAFLTAVSLSQVSEFALIAVHVGIGAGHIEDGFFSLTIMVALASIMATSYLVKYEDKIYKLLLPFLKRLDRAVHVNKKLMHHAPHKQHDVVLIGYDRTGYTILKSLRKLKRDVIVVDFNPDIVGSLIERKIPCLYGDIGDDEVLEELHLEGVGLIISTVPSHQDTMLLIKRVREVNKSAKIIVTAYVVDEALSLYEVGADYVIVPHLLGGKHAGVLLEDVHNDIDSLIKTKLTHIGELKAHTARHRKQLSKKTR, from the coding sequence GTGAATTCAATATTTTTTGATGTGGGAATTATTATTATTCTTGCAACCGTTGGCGGTTTTCTAGCTAAAGCGCTCAAACAACCGCTTATTTCTTCGTATATTATTATGGGTGTTATTCTTGGTCCCGTACTTCATTTTGTAGCTGACATGACTTTAGTGGAGGTGCTTTCTGATATTGGTATTGCGTTTTTATTATTTATTGTAGGTGTTGAGCTTGATGTAAAGCGACTCAAAGATATTGGGGCTATTGCTACTGGCGGTGCACTTTTGCAAATGGTGTTATCGTTTCTTTTGGGTTTTGGTGTTTTTAGATTGCTTCATTTTTCGCAAATGCAAGCAGTTTTTGCAGGGATTATTTTGATGTTCTCTTCAACGATGGTGGTTATTAAATTATTAGTTGATAAATCGCAATTAGAAACGCTTCATGGAAGAATTGTTGTAGGAACGTTATTAATGCAAGATGTTATTGCAGTCATGCTCTTAAGTGTTCTGTCTCGCTCCGGAGACTTTTCTATTGGTGGTTTAGTGTTCTCGCTTTTTTTGGGCGCTCTTGTTTTTGGCATTGCGTGGTTTTTTTCTAAAGTTTTATTTCCGCAGTTATTTCGTTTCGCAGCGCGCTCTCAAGAATTATTTTTTTTACTAAGTATTTCTGTTTGTTTCCTTTTTGCACTTGCGTTTGAATATGTTGGTCTTTCTATTGCTATTGGTGGTTTTGTAGCTGGTTTAATGCTAGGTAACTTACCGTATAACCTTGAAATTATTAGCAAGGTAAAAAACTTGCGTGATTTTTTTGCAACAATATTTTTTGTCTCCATGGGTATTCGTCTTTCGTTTGATACCTTGTCACAATATACTCTGCCTTTCATTGTTTTACTCGGTCTAACTATTTTTGTGCTTCCTTTCCTTACATTTCTGGTAACGCTTTTTTTTGGTTATAATCGTCGCGTTGCTTTTTTAACTGCCGTTTCGCTTTCTCAAGTTTCAGAATTTGCACTCATTGCAGTTCATGTGGGTATTGGTGCAGGTCATATTGAAGATGGTTTCTTTTCATTAACGATAATGGTAGCGCTCGCGTCTATTATGGCAACTTCTTACTTGGTAAAATATGAAGATAAAATATACAAATTATTATTGCCCTTTCTTAAACGGTTGGATAGGGCAGTTCATGTTAATAAGAAACTTATGCATCACGCCCCGCATAAACAACACGATGTGGTGTTAATTGGGTATGATAGAACAGGCTATACTATTCTTAAATCCTTGCGCAAGCTTAAGCGGGATGTTATTGTGGTTGATTTTAATCCTGACATTGTCGGGTCTTTAATTGAGCGTAAAATTCCTTGCTTATATGGCGATATTGGTGATGATGAAGTTTTAGAAGAATTACATTTAGAAGGGGTTGGATTGATTATTTCAACGGTTCCCTCACACCAAGATACTATGCTGCTTATTAAGAGAGTTCGTGAAGTAAATAAATCTGCAAAAATTATTGTGACTGCTTATGTGGTTGATGAAGCGTTATCGCTGTATGAGGTGGGAGCTGATTATGTTATTGTTCCTCATTTACTGGGTGGAAAGCATGCAGGTGTTTTGCTTGAAGATGTTCATAACGATATTGATTCGCTTATCAAGACAAAACTTACTCATATTGGCGAGCTTAAAGCGCATACTGCTCGTCATAGAAAACAATTATCTAAGAAAACTCGTTAA